From the genome of Nitrospira sp., one region includes:
- a CDS encoding cytochrome c family protein: protein MNYRILCGLAATAVFLVMAGTASADGTFEGRKKCFNCHKGEGEAWEKTLHGKAMESLKPSRGKKKDEAMVKAKLDPKKDYTKDKDCVGCHVDGFGKEGGYVIEEPEKFLTGVGCESCHGAGSDYRKIHRKAGEAYEKSQKTTERASLVEAGQDFEFQEKCNACHLNYEGSPWKGAKKPYTPFTPTVDKKYSFDFEKYVRDDKAMHTHFKLAGTFTGPPMPKFHEEFQKNAKPAVKSDKGGDE, encoded by the coding sequence TATGTGGATTGGCCGCTACGGCGGTATTCCTCGTTATGGCTGGGACAGCCTCAGCCGATGGGACGTTTGAAGGTCGGAAAAAGTGTTTTAATTGCCATAAGGGAGAGGGCGAAGCCTGGGAGAAGACCCTGCATGGGAAGGCAATGGAGTCGCTCAAGCCAAGCAGAGGTAAGAAGAAGGACGAGGCGATGGTTAAGGCCAAACTTGACCCTAAAAAGGATTATACGAAAGACAAGGATTGCGTTGGATGCCACGTTGACGGGTTCGGTAAGGAAGGTGGGTACGTCATTGAAGAGCCGGAAAAATTCTTAACCGGCGTTGGGTGCGAATCCTGTCACGGAGCAGGAAGTGACTACCGTAAGATTCACCGCAAAGCTGGTGAAGCTTATGAAAAGTCACAAAAGACCACAGAACGAGCCAGTCTTGTGGAGGCTGGCCAAGACTTTGAATTTCAAGAAAAGTGTAATGCCTGCCATTTGAACTATGAAGGTTCACCATGGAAGGGTGCAAAGAAGCCCTACACACCGTTTACACCTACCGTGGACAAGAAGTACTCGTTTGATTTTGAGAAGTATGTGAGAGACGACAAAGCGATGCATACGCATTTCAAGCTCGCAGGGACATTCACTGGTCCACCTATGCCGAAATTCCACGAGGAATTCCAAAAAAACGCCAAGCCAGCAGTGAAGTCCGATAAGGGCGGGGATGAATAA
- a CDS encoding NapC/NirT family cytochrome c, with protein sequence MPKLGTLITGAVLGIGLITVVFGGEAAISRTEFCISCHSEIYPYEELKKSSHWGAIGMDPGCKDCHVPQGLSNFHKAVWTHVVDGVPFLIKEFTTDYSTVEKFNEHRPEAAFRARMKLKEWDSLTCRTCHKNTKPPGASAKAAHAKMQSEGATCIDCHQNLVHKKVPEHDLNASIAQGKPVIKEVKKKADDDED encoded by the coding sequence ATGCCAAAGTTGGGGACATTAATTACTGGAGCAGTTCTTGGGATAGGGCTCATCACCGTAGTCTTTGGCGGTGAAGCAGCGATATCAAGAACTGAGTTTTGTATCAGTTGTCACTCGGAAATTTATCCCTACGAGGAGTTGAAAAAGTCCTCGCACTGGGGCGCGATTGGTATGGACCCCGGTTGTAAGGACTGCCATGTGCCTCAGGGGCTGTCGAATTTCCATAAGGCCGTGTGGACTCACGTGGTGGACGGAGTTCCGTTCTTGATTAAGGAATTTACCACTGACTACTCAACTGTTGAAAAGTTCAATGAGCATAGGCCAGAAGCAGCATTCCGCGCACGGATGAAGCTGAAGGAGTGGGATAGTCTCACCTGTCGGACTTGTCACAAGAATACTAAGCCGCCGGGAGCTTCAGCCAAGGCTGCGCATGCCAAGATGCAAAGCGAAGGAGCTACTTGTATCGATTGCCACCAGAATCTGGTGCATAAAAAAGTTCCCGAACATGATCTAAATGCAAGTATTGCGCAGGGGAAGCCGGTGATCAAGGAAGTGAAGAAAAAGGCGGACGACGACGAAGACTAG